ATTTTATTTCTCTGTAAATTTTAGGTACTTCCCGCTCGAACTTAAAGTAAGCAAACTACTTGTAATGGTAAAGGGCGATgacttgggtttttttaaacattatgtgAAATTTTTATTGCTAAATTGATCGAAAAATTTGCTccttttattgggttttttgaaaataaatatatgaagtGCATCGTTTTACAGCTTTTGTTAAAATGCTTTACAATCGGATCAAGCAGTTTAAATATGATAGGTACAGTCCATTCGgattaatataacaaaatatacgCAAGTACTTTTCTATTTGTACAacaaatagtatattttttcagaatttacACCAGAGCTGACGTAACACTTACGCCTCCGTCAGTTTCTGTTGTACGTGTCTTGTCTTTTAAATCACGTGACAGTACGTCCAGGGACGGCTGGGATAACTCTTGGTTGTTGGTATCATTGGTATAGCCGGTCTCCACAGTTTCTGTTACTGCGTATTTCTTGACAAATCTTCCCAAGACTGTTCTCTTAAACTCCAGCCTGTACTGTCTGCTCATTGTGACGTAGACGATCAGATTAACGCTGCCGTTAATGACGGTGAGGGTGTCCAGGAGATCGCCAACATAGGAGTACAGTAGAAAGTAGAAGAAATGGCTCTCTGAGTATTGAAGGCCTGATACCAACGATACTATACCGATTGGGAGTTCTGCTGCCACGTATATAATCACTATAATGATCAGCATCTTTGTTGTTCTTCTGTAACCTGACGATATTCTGTTTCCATTGGAGTCTATACCAGCGGCCATGTTTCCCCTCCTCTTGTCTGCGTTGTACAGATTGCGTGCAATCAAAGAACAGAGAATTATCATAGCGAGGCATGGTCCCACCTTAAAAATTACACCGTATAGCCACGCTAGGGTGGTCTGATAGTCGACGTGGGCGACAGCGAAAGATGTCTTTCGAATCCAGTAGCCAGAAAAACCAACACCATCTTCAGCTAGATCATAAACTTCATAGTACAAGTAGAACGGAGAGGAGGCCAGTGTTGTTGCGACAAACACTATACCAATGGTAAGGAGTGCTCTTTTTCTGGTACAGATCTTCTTACCTATGTTTGGGTGGCAAACTTTCAGGTAACGAAAGATTGCCAGTGATATGGTTATCCAGTTTGAAAATGTATGAAAGGCGATAAACTGGTGGAAGCAGATGACGACCAAGTACATGCCAGCCTTGGTGTGGTAGATTAACTCGCTGGGCCCGGTGGCGGTAAAGTAATAAGTGACGTAGAGCAGGTACATAAAGACGGAGCAACCATCGGCCACGGATAGCGTAGTCAGAAGGAGGCTGGTGGAGGTCCTCAGAGCTTTTCGTGACCACACGGCCACATTGCAAACGTTAAAGAGAACCCCTAGAAAACAGATCGTGCCGCTGATGTAACCGTGGACCAATCGGTATCCCGTAACCTCCAGGTCCGAGTAATCTGAGGGCTGCTCTGTTACGCTGCCGTTGGCTATGTCTGTTGCATTGTCCaacattgttgttgtttttatttagaaGAGAATTAACACGGATGACATGCGGGATCATCGCATCCGCCTAGATGACATGTATTGTTGTATTTtgggtttgttttaaaaatagcaaataAACTCGCACACAATCCAGATATCTTTGAGATCAGGAGGCATTGAACGCGCATAAATTGTTTACCATTCCATTGATTCCTTCGGACCATATATATGGTATCTATGAGATGCATACAAGTATATtacttattataattatatacattataAGAATTATTACGTTAATACCATACACGGTAGGTTAAATTAGGCCTACTAAAGAGAGGCTATACATCGACGTAAGAGTGAATATTGGGCGGATCTAAGGTATcgtgtatgtatatataatgaagCTGTAAATGTTTGTTGCAATGTGTACTTAATCAACTGCCACCCTATATATACCTAATCATTAAATAGATGTGTAAGTGTCCCCTAGAAGAACTCGTTAATAAAATCCGGAAGACTAACTCATATACATCTTTTATAACAAGAAACTCACTTCCCTATTCtgtttactatatatatattatatacagtaTCAGAAATGCAATCCCGACAATCTAAACTTGTCTACAACATCCGCcactaaaacttaaaaaaaaccgcTTACATTTCCATACAATAACCTCAACTTGCTTGATAGGTTATGATCCTGAAGTGGGGATTCCCCATCAAACCCGTATTTGCATTAAGCGTTTGCATCAGACGATAGGACCAAACACCGAGTTTGATTAATGGATTGGTATGTTGTATACAACACTGGCGTTGTTTCCTAGCATCGGCAAAATATGAAGACCATTTACCGTAAACCTTACAGAATTTAAGAAACTCCAAAAGTTTTAACGACAGCAACTTCGGACATAAATAGGCAAAAATGGAAAGCTGCTTGACTATTCACATATCGATTTCATTCGTTGTTTAATTTGAGTCTTACTAGccaatatatatcattatccGGTTCATTAGAGGTAACTTCAGACAAATTTCAGACAGGCGAATAAAAATTCTGTTCCATTTCGATTCATAGTTTCAAAACAATCGTGATCTATCATCAGATTTTagaatcaatttaaaatttctgGCTTAAAACCGATTCTTATTTTCTACgtgatataaaaaatgtataataccTTCTTCAATAACTTCTTTGATTAGGAACAACCATaaatattatatgaatataacTTGTAATTTTATTGTAGACATTTTCACATACTAGTATTTAGTTACGCTTCTTTTGGGTCGAATCAAACGTAAAGATTTGTTAAGTACTGAAATACTCGGCGCTTCGCACTATCACTATTTGAAATAAGGCGTTTATGTTATTTCGAGAGAACAAGAAATAAACTGGCAAGAATGGAATCTATAAAAGCCATCGAAGACAAATTTGGCCCTACCTTAGACAGACAAGTTGATGGCATTGTATGTAAGAATGCACGGTAACAGTGACTTGTGCATAAATATTTATGTAGTGTAATACGTAGTGTTCGTTTGTTGTTTGCATATTAAATAGTAGTTACGAGAATCTCTGTTCTAGCATGTTATTCTTCTGATAAGGGCATTTCCAATTATTGATACGTGTTTTGTCCGCGCCAGTGAATAACCCGgttataaattgcagaaaaaaatagtttcattttatggggaattgttaaaaaaaatgcaaaaccGTCTTACGTAAGATAGTAATACTTTTGTGGTGGGTTGATGCATTACCATTTTGTGGAATTCAGTGAGGTGCAGTGGAAGACttattgtctaaaaaaaaacaacaactattAATTAGTAAAATACAATCTTATGCTCTAAAAGGtttttttccagtaaatttgTTTGATAAACAAAGAACCTATAGTGTGTGTTAACTTCCTTGGCCCGAATTTTAGCCATAAATGTATCCAATGACTATTCACACAAACTAATCCTTTTATGACGgtgaaaaatttacatgtatatatacatgtacaaactttgaacattaataataaaactattgTACACATTGATTTCTAATTggtcgacccccccccccaaattattTAGTGAAAACTAAAGGCTAAGTTTTGCTCTTGCAGTTTAAATTATCGAATGTTTgattaatattcaatatttattatctTTTATTGCTGCacaatgtttaattttcaacagAATAATTTCCATTAattgatatttcaattaattcaaaaagattgtaaaatatgatgaaGACACAAAATAAACATCATGTAATTTGAACATACGCGTATTTTCAGCTTCTCTCCAAATAACTTACTGACATGCATACATCGAATTCtcctttttctttattcttataaATATCGTATCGTTATTCATACATCACTGTTTCACGGGCGGCATTTCTTAGTGATCTCAATATTATAGTATTAAGGTAACGATCTCATCTGAATTTAATCTTCTCATACacaatttttcatgtttcaaaaacaaaatctatAAATCTCAAGTCTACTCTCGACATAGAAAGGATTCAACGCTTTATCAGAGAAAATGCAACGtaaaataatttagaattataagGATGCTTTTTGTGTATGGACAACTTTGATTCCAGTTATTTATCGATCAAGCCCAAAGTTCGTCGTTTATGTGTCAAAATTGAATCTTGGCACATTGGTGATTTAATGTatctataaaattaataaacctGTATGTTACATACAAGAGTTGTGTCGTTGGATTCTATCAAAAGAACATCGTAACTCATTTGCTATTTACAGCTGTGTGAATGCAAAAACTAAGTACTTGCTTTTCCTATAATTCATGGAGATTCGGTTACAGATTAATAGTTTTCTTCGTTAATTTCTGTGAATCAAGAATCAACCCATAATGATATACATACGTAGAATAAAAGAACAAATCATTCTTAATTAATGGAGAACATggaaataaacttttaaaatggcACGCCGTCACAATGAAACATATTCAAGCAATACTTCGGGTATGCCTAATTGACTATGCCAAATTGGGGTCATTAAATCAAACTTTAATATATGATCATTAAAAATGACACTTAATTTGCTGGACACGAGAACACCATCAATTGCGCTCAATTATCTAGATGAACTTTTTGTTTAAAGGATTTCCATTTCAATGAAATCGTGAATATTACAGAGGAAGTGACTGGTTCAGTCATTTCCAATGTATCAGAGACACAATGGACGTCTAATACTTTTTCTCTGAGAAATATTTTCCTGCAAACAGCTCTAAACTGGTTACTTAGAGCATAGTATACACCAAAATTCACGGTAGCGTTTAGAAGCGTTAACAAATCTAAAATATCCCCAACTTCAGAatacaacatgaaataaaagtaaTGGCTTTCACCACCCTGTAGACCGGAAGTGAAGGCTGATATGCCGATGGGAAGTTCCATGAGGACATAAATGAGGCCGATGATGATGAGCATGACGGTGGTGTGACTGTACCCTCTGTGGTTGTTCACCTGGCTATCGGGACCAGTAATAAACGTCGCCTGTCTCTTCTGTGCATGACGTAACTTCCGGATCATCAAAGCGCTTAAGACTACCATGCCAATACATGGACACACTTTGAACACAACCCCGTACAGCCACAGTAACACTGTCTGGTAGAGTACATGGTTTCTTGTAAACTTGGTCTTCCTAATCCAGTACCCGGTGAGGTTAGAGTAGTCCTCAGAACTACTGTACACTTCATAGTACGGATAGAAGGGGAATGTGGCTAGTATAGTCACAACAAAGACTATCAATATGGTCAGCTTTGCTCTTTCCTTGTTACACCAGGTTTTAGCCAAGTCTGGGTGACACACTTTGATGAAGCGAAATATTGCCAGTGAAATGGTGAGCCAGTTGGACGTGGTGTGGAAGCCGATGAACTCATGGAAGGCTATGACCACCACGTACATCCACCCCTGCGAGTGGTTCAGCTGTTGACTTGGCCCTGTGGTAAGGAAGAAATAGACGGCGTAAACAAGGTACATGGACAGAGAAACAATGTCTGTGATAGCCAGCGTGGACAAGATGAGGTTTGTGGACGATCTCATGTTTTTACTGGACCAGATGACGGCGTTAATAACATTGAGCACTATCCCTGTAGAGCAGACGATGACACTGACATAGCCGTGGTAGAGGCGGTACCCAGACACCCCCTCAGGAAAGTCCCCCGGCTCCGTAACGTTGTCCATCGGATATACTGTTGGAAGTTCCCGTGTTTCACATTTCGTCAACTCAAAACTTTTTCGATAAATGAATCTTTAAATATCAACATCACTACACTTTTCAGCACCACTAAATTCTACGGTGTATTTCTTTACAATCCATGTTGTATTGgcgtacaaatacatgtaatgttttgaCCTGTGCATCGTAGTACACAATTCATTGCATGGAGTGGTGTTAAGTTCTCGCAATCATTCAGGATTTAATAGGACATTTACGCACTTACTTTATGACTGTGAGATAATGAGCATGAACGTACGGCGAGTTAGACAGGAACAATTGATCCCCTAGTATGAAGTCAACCGTGACCATCACTTGTAAGAGCCGATCCGTgttgtttaaattgaattatcCCAATAAATATCATCATCGACGATTTCGTACTATACCGCCATGTTTTAAGCATGTATTAAGTTATTGGTCCATATTGTGCTCGGTTTGTACCCTAGGGCTTGTCACAGATGGTATTCAAGAAATATATCATTTGTTTTGTCGGAATGTTAcagaaatacatgcataaagCTGTTGAAGTACTTTAGTAATAATACCACGAGAATCTGTTATGTAAAACACTTAATTTGCTTCTTGGATGTGAATTGCTTGTTGCACTTGGTTTtaacttcttcttcttcttttttttgtcgATTGATTCATATATTCGCAATCTCGTTCAAAAGGGATAAAAACAGAGTGACTTTTCACTATCTTaatgcaaaaatttaaaaaaaaacccattctcTCCGGTTGCATGTCCTACCCTAATTCATCTaccaatttatttcttttttatcaatgatcaaatttatttataaaatttttttaactttccagcTATATTCTAATATTCTGTGTATTGGGAAAAATGGTGTAGGCAGCGCTGTCTATTTATCATGTTTGCTTACCGTTTTGTCATAAAGTTGTTCCCAAACCGCGTTGCAAActgaaaagtaaaataaagcTTAAAATAGCATATAATGAATGATGCCAAACATATGGTCTGATAAGGCCCCGTTTCACATTTTAGGCTTTCTATTCATGGCTTTTACTAACCATGCGTACAAGGGTTGtacggaaattattgagac
The nucleotide sequence above comes from Magallana gigas chromosome 2, xbMagGiga1.1, whole genome shotgun sequence. Encoded proteins:
- the LOC117681703 gene encoding G-protein coupled receptor dmsr-1; translation: MLDNATDIANGSVTEQPSDYSDLEVTGYRLVHGYISGTICFLGVLFNVCNVAVWSRKALRTSTSLLLTTLSVADGCSVFMYLLYVTYYFTATGPSELIYHTKAGMYLVVICFHQFIAFHTFSNWITISLAIFRYLKVCHPNIGKKICTRKRALLTIGIVFVATTLASSPFYLYYEVYDLAEDGVGFSGYWIRKTSFAVAHVDYQTTLAWLYGVIFKVGPCLAMIILCSLIARNLYNADKRRGNMAAGIDSNGNRISSGYRRTTKMLIIIVIIYVAAELPIGIVSLVSGLQYSESHFFYFLLYSYVGDLLDTLTVINGSVNLIVYVTMSRQYRLEFKRTVLGRFVKKYAVTETVETGYTNDTNNQELSQPSLDVLSRDLKDKTRTTETDGGVSVTSALV
- the LOC105325107 gene encoding G-protein coupled receptor dmsr-1, which produces MDNVTEPGDFPEGVSGYRLYHGYVSVIVCSTGIVLNVINAVIWSSKNMRSSTNLILSTLAITDIVSLSMYLVYAVYFFLTTGPSQQLNHSQGWMYVVVIAFHEFIGFHTTSNWLTISLAIFRFIKVCHPDLAKTWCNKERAKLTILIVFVVTILATFPFYPYYEVYSSSEDYSNLTGYWIRKTKFTRNHVLYQTVLLWLYGVVFKVCPCIGMVVLSALMIRKLRHAQKRQATFITGPDSQVNNHRGYSHTTVMLIIIGLIYVLMELPIGISAFTSGLQGGESHYFYFMLYSEVGDILDLLTLLNATVNFGVYYALSNQFRAVCRKIFLREKVLDVHCVSDTLEMTEPVTSSVIFTISLKWKSFKQKVHLDN